The genomic region GCGGTGGCAGCGATCAGAAAGATGAGGAAAGACTCCATCGTGAAGGTAAGAAGACTCACGGATACATGGAAAATGTGAAGGGCCCTGAAGGGCCCTTCACCATATTTCTTCGAGTTTTTTACATACGAGGTCTCCCATCTGAGAGGTCGAAACTGCCTTTTCTGGATCCTCTGCGATGTCTCTGGTTCTGTATCCCTCTTCTATAACCAGCTCAACCGCCCTTTCTATCTTTCTTGCCTCTTCTACCATTCCAAAGGAGTGTTCAAGCATCATAGCGAGAGAAAGGATCTGTGCGATCGGGTTGGCGATGTTCTTTCCGGCTATGTCGGGAGCAGACCCCCCTGCTGGTTCGTAGAGGTTTTTGTCACCGAAAGATGCGGACGGCAGAAGACCAAGAGAACCAGGAAGCGCCGCGCTCTCGTCCGAGAGAATATCTCCGAACATGTTCGTTGTGAGAATCACGTCGAACTGCGATGGTTTCAGGATGAGCTGCATGGCAGCGTTGTCCACGTACATGTGTGTCAGCTCCACGTCGGGGTATTCTTTCGCTACTTCGTTCACGACCTTTCTCCACAGCATGGAACTGTAGAGGACGTTCGCTTTGTCGACGGAAGTGACCTTTTTTCTTCTGTTTCTTGCGATTTCGAAGGCAGTTCTCGCAATCCGTTCCACGGTCTTTCTGTCGTAGATCATGGTGTCGAATCCTTTTTCCTCATCCAATCCCCTTGGTTGACCGTAGTAAATCCCGTAGGAGAGTTCTCTGACGGTCACAAGATCGATCCCGGATCCGATCACCTTTTCTTTCAGGGGAGAGACATGAACAAGGGATCTGTAGACCTTTATCGGTCTGATGTTCGCATAGAGATTGAGCATCTTCCTCAGGGCGAGGAGACCCCCTATTTCCGGTCTCTTCTCTGGAGGAAGATCGTCCCATTTGGGTCCTCCAACACTTCCAAGAAAGATCGCGTCGGCTTCTAAACA from Thermotoga sp. Mc24 harbors:
- the leuB gene encoding 3-isopropylmalate dehydrogenase, translating into MKIAVLPGDGIGPEVVREALKVLEVVEKKTGKTFEKVFGHIGGDAIDRFGEPLPEETKKICLEADAIFLGSVGGPKWDDLPPEKRPEIGGLLALRKMLNLYANIRPIKVYRSLVHVSPLKEKVIGSGIDLVTVRELSYGIYYGQPRGLDEEKGFDTMIYDRKTVERIARTAFEIARNRRKKVTSVDKANVLYSSMLWRKVVNEVAKEYPDVELTHMYVDNAAMQLILKPSQFDVILTTNMFGDILSDESAALPGSLGLLPSASFGDKNLYEPAGGSAPDIAGKNIANPIAQILSLAMMLEHSFGMVEEARKIERAVELVIEEGYRTRDIAEDPEKAVSTSQMGDLVCKKLEEIW